The DNA region TGAAGGTATGCGCTGTGGAAATGCGATGGATGGAGCCGAAAACGCCCCATGCGCCGGTGCGTGTGACGATGGCGCAGGTATCGTCGCATCGACGCTTGATGAGTGATTCGAGCAGGTCGGCGTCGTCGGGGTTCGTCGAGAAGAAGAAGTCGTTCATCGTATCTGAGCACCTGGTCCGCAGCGAGAAGTCGCGTTGATCGTGTCGTGCAGTGGGTCGACCAGTTCAAAACAGCGCCGTGCGCATGGCTGGGGCAGAGCATCCGGTGGCGCGTTCCGGCTCGGGCACAGTGTGCGAAAAGCAAGTTGCGACTGGGTCGGGAGACGCCGCCGGGTAGTTCTCTTCCCAATACCCTACATATACCGAAACGATCGGAAAAATCTACGGATTATATCGCCAGCCACCCACGACCATCGCAAGGCAGCGTCTGCGTTCAAGCCGCTTTCATAAAGCGATTGCTTTCGTCTTCCGCTTCCCTCGGGAACGCGGCTCGTGTATGCTGTTTCGATGCGAAATCATTCTCCCTTTCTCCTTGCAGCGGCCGGCATTGTTCTGGCGTTGGCGGTTGGCTGCGCCGGCACGCGCGACCTTGGCAATGGCACGGCCCAACTGCAACGGGGCGAGTATGATGCGGCGGTGGAAACGCTTACCAAGGCTCTGGGGCACGAGAAGATGCGGGATTCCGACCGCAGCGATGCGCTTATGCTCCGGGGGCAGGCGTACCTTGAGCAGGAGGAGTACCGGAAGGCGCTGGACGACCTCAAGGCCTCCCTGGAGCTGGACCCGTCCAAGACGCAGGCGCGGTTTTATCGCGGCGTGGCTCTTCTGAAGCTGGGAAATCTGGACAGCGCGGCAGAGGATTTCACCGCGGTCATCCAGTCCTACCAGAAACGCTCGCGGACCGACTTTATGACCGGCCGGGAGACGGTGCAGGATGAGACCGTGCAGATGGCCGCGCAAAGCTACATGCATCTTGGGGAGATAGATCTGTACAAGGAGCGCTACCCCGAGGCGATGCACAACTTCGACACGGCCGTGCGGCTGGTGCCGTTCGACCCGGAGCTCTACCTCATTCGCGGCGGGGCCCTGCGGCTGATGGAGCAGGAGGACTTTGCCGAAAAGGACCTGGCTATGTTCGAAAGGCTGTCGGACAACGCCACGGACGCGCCGGAGTCCAGGCTCGCGCCCCTCAAGCTCAAGGAGTCCATCCGGCTGTACGACTCCGGGGACTATGGAGACTCGGTGCGCTTGGCGAGCGAGGCCATCGCGGATAACCCGCAGTACGCCGCAGCCTACCGCCGGCGGGGGCTGGCCCGGCTGCAGCAGCACAAGCTGGAGGCCGCGGAAAAGGACTTCGGCAAGGCCATAGCCCTGGACACCGAGTATCTGGAAGGGTGGCTCTACCGCGCCTACGTGCGCATGGAGCAGCGCGAGTACAAGACGGCGCTGCGGGACATCAACCACGTGCTCTCCCAGCGGCCGGACTGGACCGAGGCGACGCTGTACCGGGGCATGGTCCTTTCCCAGGACGACAAGCACGCGGCGGCGCTGGAGGACTTCAGGACCGTGCTGGAAGCGCGGCCCGAGGATGTGACCGCGCTGCAGGGCGAGGCGTACAGCCTGTTCAATCTGGAGCAGTACGACCAGGCCATGGCCGTGCTGCAAAAGCTCCTGACCCTGGCGCCGGACTCTGCGACGGCCAATCGTCTGGTCGGGCTCATTTACATGCAACACGAGCAGTACGAGCAGGCCCTGGCCTCGCTGAACAAGGCGGAGCAGCTTGGAGACGACAGCATGCAGCTCTATCTGGCGCAAGGCGCCGTGCTTCGCGCCATGGGCAACGAGGAGCAGGCCGCCATGGCCTTTGACAAGGCCCTGGACGCCTCGCAGGCCGAGGATGTGAAGGCGATGCTGCCCATCCTGCGGTAACACGGCGCACGGCATGGCATGACGCGGCGGATGCGTCTGGGGTGTTGTTCCGAGGTGCCGCCTGGGTCGCCGCCAGGAGCACGGCCTACGGGCTGACCATCCCGCAGGCGACGCGCCGGTCGGCGCACCCCATCAATCCAACGCACTCGACAATGAGAAAGGCCCCGCGCCCTGGAACTCTTCCGGGGTCGGGGCCAAGTTGTTGCGTGTTATGACGATCCGCGGTTCTGGCGCTGTGCAGATGTCCTCTACAGCCGCGCCATGTCCACGCTCTTCTTCCATTCCGGCGGGGTGAAGCCCAGGCGGGAGAGGTTCTCTCCCACGCGGACCATGGCCGTGAACCGGGGGACGTAGAGCATGGTCTCCCGCGCCAGGCGGTACCGGCTGGGCAGGGTGTGGTTCACCGCGGCCAGCTCGAAGAAGTTCTTCGCGTCGGTCATATCCACAAGTCGCTGGATCTTGTTCTCGCCGCAGTTGTAGGCGGCGATGGCCAGGGACCAATCCCCGAACTGCTCGTACAGCGTGCGCAGGTAGGCGGCTGCGGCCATGGTGGATTTGATCGGGTCCCGCCGCTCGTCCTGGCCGTTGCCCACCTGCAGGCCAAAACGCCTGGCCGTGGCGGGCATGAACTGCCAGATCCCCATGGCGCCTGCGTGCGACAACGCCTGCGGACTGTAGCCGCTCTCTATGAACGGCAGGTAGACGAGCTCGCGGGGCAGTCCGGCCTTGGCGAGCACCTTCTGCACCATGGGCGCGTACTGGTCCGACCTGGCCAGCCACTTGGCCAGCCGCGGCCGGATGGTGCGCGTCAGGAACAGGAACTGCGATTCGATCTGCTCCCGGCCCGCGGGCTCCGGCACGTACAGTGAGTTGCCGAGAAACGCCAGGGCCGCACGCTCTTCAGGGAAGAACACCAACGCTTCGGAAAAACCGATCCACGGGGCGAAGAACTCCGAGTCCATGTCCACATTGATCGTCGGTGGCAGGGCCTTCATCGATTCGCCGCGCTCCAGGCCCGCAAACGTAATCTCGGGCCGCTTGGCGGTTGAGCAGCCGAGCAAGGAGACGGCGATGAGTATGAGGAGGAGTATCTTGTTCCACATAGTGTTTTCCTTGCGTTTTCGGTCAGGCGCCGTAGGGGCGCACAGACTCCGAAGTTCCTCCTAGAAAGAATTGTGCCAATGGCGAATCCCCATGAATTCCCGGTAGCTAGCTCTGGATATGGGGTGTGCGGCGGCGCGAAGTCCGGTTCCTGCGGAATCGTCCTTGTCCGGTGTGGGCGGAAGGTCTTCTGTAAAAGGAATGTAAAACCAGCGGGTTGACGTATTCGTCACGAAGCGGGGAGGTGATTGGGGATTCCCACTCCAGCCGTCCGCTTTTACCGGAGATGCATGGCAACCATCCGCATGAACAATTTCAATGGGTTGAGGCGTTTTATCCGGAAGCGGCCTGAAAACACTCCGGATTGCGCGTATCGGGGCTGGATTTTCTGGAATATGTGGTTGGAGGACGAGCAGGAAATGAAGAAAGGGCTGTTGGCGCGGAAAAATCGCGACGGCATCCCAGATGATTTATGCAGTCCACTGCAACAATTCGATATTTCACGGAGAGCGTGGACAGGCGAGGAGACGCTGGCAGGCTACGTAATCCGGCAGACCTCTTTTGGCGAATCAATGTCCACATGCTCGAATAATCGGGGAATTATCAGACATGCTCATGCCATATTGATGCTTGAGTCTTGGTTTTCCATACGACGTGACTGCATATTTACGAGCCGAAACGGACCTTCGGGGAAAAATTTTATGATCGCGGCCAGATAAGTTGGATGTCATCGCAGCAGGTGGTCATGGCATGCTTCTTTCATAACAAATTTTCGCCGGAACTGGTTCGATTGTCAGGAAGAATGCATGACGCCAAAAGAAGCCTCAGGAGGACCGGTTGGTAGACGTTTCCATGCATACACAGATCAACCCTGTGTCCTTCGCCGGGAGAGGTCATACGAGGCGTAGCCAGGGAGGCCCCATGACCAAGAAAGCTGCTGAAAGCACTGTCCCATATAGTCTGAGTCGCGACACGTTCGAGACGTTGAGCGAGATAGCGGACACCAAGGAGGCGTCGGTGCGCGAAATCATCGATGAGCTGGTACAACGATATCTGGACTATGGTCGCGACAATCAGCGTGTCCTGAAGAGCGGCCCTGTTTTCGAGAAGCGCTCGTTCTGCAGAAAGAGCGGCGATATCCCCGCCATC from Oceanidesulfovibrio marinus includes:
- a CDS encoding tetratricopeptide repeat protein encodes the protein MRNHSPFLLAAAGIVLALAVGCAGTRDLGNGTAQLQRGEYDAAVETLTKALGHEKMRDSDRSDALMLRGQAYLEQEEYRKALDDLKASLELDPSKTQARFYRGVALLKLGNLDSAAEDFTAVIQSYQKRSRTDFMTGRETVQDETVQMAAQSYMHLGEIDLYKERYPEAMHNFDTAVRLVPFDPELYLIRGGALRLMEQEDFAEKDLAMFERLSDNATDAPESRLAPLKLKESIRLYDSGDYGDSVRLASEAIADNPQYAAAYRRRGLARLQQHKLEAAEKDFGKAIALDTEYLEGWLYRAYVRMEQREYKTALRDINHVLSQRPDWTEATLYRGMVLSQDDKHAAALEDFRTVLEARPEDVTALQGEAYSLFNLEQYDQAMAVLQKLLTLAPDSATANRLVGLIYMQHEQYEQALASLNKAEQLGDDSMQLYLAQGAVLRAMGNEEQAAMAFDKALDASQAEDVKAMLPILR
- a CDS encoding lytic transglycosylase domain-containing protein, translating into MWNKILLLILIAVSLLGCSTAKRPEITFAGLERGESMKALPPTINVDMDSEFFAPWIGFSEALVFFPEERAALAFLGNSLYVPEPAGREQIESQFLFLTRTIRPRLAKWLARSDQYAPMVQKVLAKAGLPRELVYLPFIESGYSPQALSHAGAMGIWQFMPATARRFGLQVGNGQDERRDPIKSTMAAAAYLRTLYEQFGDWSLAIAAYNCGENKIQRLVDMTDAKNFFELAAVNHTLPSRYRLARETMLYVPRFTAMVRVGENLSRLGFTPPEWKKSVDMARL